The following coding sequences are from one uncultured Desulfobacter sp. window:
- a CDS encoding helicase-related protein — translation MDNWKHSTIHQSACKVVDEQTLWGQTVCRVWLPNQDAVVRVLQSDLHPLSCDLHPEVESHRVAYISAAAKVAEVLEGSSSLSDGHVLLAPMESNVIPLPHQIHALSRAISGDRVRYLLADEVGLGKTIEAGLVMRELKLRGLVRRTLVVTPKSLAMQWVAEMDTHFNETFSLVNPGDLDALERLERPGQYVSGETDHTSDYNPWMRFPQAIVTLDAVKPLTRRRGWSKEKIQAYNRNRYERLVQGQWDLIVVDESHRMGGSTDQVARYKLGQGLAEAAPYLLLLSATPHQGKSDAFQRLMSLLDPMAFPDQESVTRDRVSDFVIRTEKRKAVTADGKPLFRPRTTQTLGVDLERNPAQVALYEAVTDYVKEGYNRALKDRKPHIGFLMVLLQRIVTSSSHAIRCTLERRLQALENLRETHTSLSEEELEDFTDLDGQMQLDLVVEVDEQERTSEMAEVKALMDLARAAEMAGPDIKTEALMNLIFQLQGEEDDDQLKLLIFTEFVPTQAMLQTFLEERGIPCAILNGSMSMDERRMAQRVFRDIARILIATDAGGEGLNLQFCHLVVNYDLPWNPMRIEQRIGRVDRIGQSKIVRAVNFVYENSVEGRVREVLQIKLSIILDEMGIDKEGDILDTSLSGEMIEKMMTHVIMEDADPDAEVDQTVQNLQEEMSRVREQCTVYGISGEPDLPAAEKLRNHPLPHWIEQMTTHYLQTKECRLEKDLLGWNFTWPDGEKVQSAVFQSRDLSSDGNLLSLENARIRGLAMNLPQFIPGQPLPCVSINGLPKTVSGLWGLFEIRMSVGQPANSQIRIPLTRRSYLPVFMSDEGKLFMPTARHIWDQLLTDDLRIDSMKDSSESIAAGEKLLSAAEQAGQELFDKMQGIHFAAVTREEERGMIAFASRRKAIDRLGLPEVRQFRLACLDEDESQWRSELKSARKIVPEMRLLLMLNIQNGGVCE, via the coding sequence ATGGATAATTGGAAACACAGCACCATACACCAAAGCGCCTGCAAGGTTGTCGATGAACAAACCCTGTGGGGGCAGACGGTATGTCGTGTCTGGTTGCCGAACCAGGATGCGGTGGTGCGTGTTCTCCAGTCTGACCTGCATCCGCTGTCGTGCGACCTGCATCCGGAAGTCGAAAGCCACCGGGTAGCCTATATCTCAGCAGCGGCCAAAGTGGCTGAGGTTTTGGAAGGATCTTCCAGCCTATCCGATGGACATGTCTTGCTGGCTCCCATGGAGTCCAATGTGATCCCGCTGCCGCACCAGATCCACGCCTTGTCCCGGGCCATCTCCGGCGACCGCGTGCGCTATCTGCTGGCTGATGAAGTCGGCCTTGGAAAAACCATCGAAGCCGGACTTGTGATGCGTGAATTGAAATTACGCGGCCTGGTACGCCGAACCTTGGTGGTGACTCCAAAGAGTCTGGCCATGCAGTGGGTGGCTGAAATGGACACCCATTTCAACGAGACATTTTCTCTGGTCAACCCGGGCGATCTGGATGCCTTGGAACGGCTGGAACGGCCGGGCCAGTATGTCAGCGGGGAAACAGACCATACAAGTGATTACAACCCTTGGATGCGATTTCCTCAGGCCATCGTGACGCTGGATGCCGTTAAACCGCTGACACGCCGCAGAGGCTGGTCAAAAGAAAAGATTCAGGCGTACAACCGGAATCGTTACGAAAGGCTGGTCCAGGGGCAATGGGATTTAATCGTTGTGGACGAGTCCCACCGTATGGGCGGCAGTACCGACCAGGTGGCCCGTTATAAGCTTGGACAAGGACTTGCCGAGGCGGCACCGTATCTCCTGCTTTTGTCGGCAACACCTCACCAGGGGAAATCCGATGCCTTCCAGCGCCTGATGAGCCTACTCGATCCCATGGCTTTCCCTGACCAGGAAAGCGTGACCCGGGACAGGGTTTCCGATTTTGTAATACGGACCGAAAAACGCAAAGCGGTGACGGCAGACGGAAAACCGCTGTTCCGGCCGCGTACCACACAGACGCTGGGTGTGGATCTGGAACGGAATCCGGCACAGGTGGCTTTGTATGAAGCGGTTACTGACTATGTGAAAGAAGGCTATAACCGAGCGCTAAAGGACCGAAAACCGCATATCGGTTTTTTGATGGTTCTCCTGCAGCGAATTGTCACTTCAAGCTCTCACGCCATCCGCTGCACATTAGAGCGAAGGCTGCAGGCGCTGGAAAATTTGCGAGAGACTCACACCTCCCTGAGCGAAGAAGAGTTGGAGGACTTCACAGATCTTGATGGACAGATGCAGCTGGACCTGGTGGTTGAAGTGGATGAACAGGAAAGAACCAGTGAGATGGCGGAAGTCAAGGCTCTGATGGATCTCGCCCGGGCCGCTGAAATGGCCGGACCGGATATCAAAACCGAAGCGCTGATGAATCTCATCTTTCAGTTACAGGGAGAGGAAGATGACGATCAGCTGAAACTGCTGATTTTTACGGAATTTGTTCCAACGCAGGCAATGCTGCAAACCTTTCTTGAGGAACGAGGCATTCCGTGTGCTATCTTGAACGGCTCGATGAGCATGGATGAAAGACGGATGGCTCAGCGTGTTTTTCGTGATATTGCCCGTATTCTTATTGCAACAGACGCCGGTGGTGAAGGTTTGAACCTTCAATTCTGCCATCTGGTGGTTAACTACGATTTACCATGGAACCCGATGCGTATTGAACAGCGCATCGGCCGTGTTGACCGTATTGGTCAAAGCAAAATCGTCCGGGCGGTAAATTTCGTTTATGAAAACTCGGTTGAAGGCCGGGTGCGGGAAGTTCTTCAGATCAAGCTGTCTATCATTCTCGATGAAATGGGCATCGATAAAGAGGGCGATATTCTGGATACCTCGCTGTCCGGGGAGATGATCGAAAAGATGATGACTCATGTCATTATGGAGGACGCCGATCCGGATGCCGAGGTGGATCAGACGGTTCAGAATCTCCAGGAAGAGATGAGCCGAGTTCGAGAGCAATGTACTGTGTATGGAATTTCGGGAGAGCCTGATTTGCCGGCGGCAGAAAAACTGCGCAACCATCCCCTGCCGCACTGGATAGAGCAGATGACAACCCATTACCTGCAAACCAAAGAGTGCCGACTGGAAAAGGATCTGCTGGGCTGGAACTTTACATGGCCGGATGGCGAAAAGGTGCAAAGCGCAGTTTTTCAATCCAGAGACCTTTCATCTGATGGCAACCTCCTATCTCTTGAAAATGCCCGGATTCGCGGCTTGGCCATGAATCTGCCTCAGTTTATTCCCGGGCAGCCTCTGCCTTGCGTATCCATAAACGGACTCCCCAAAACCGTTTCCGGTCTGTGGGGCCTGTTTGAAATCCGCATGTCTGTGGGGCAACCGGCCAACTCTCAGATCAGAATCCCTCTGACAAGACGAAGCTATCTCCCGGTTTTCATGAGCGATGAAGGAAAGCTGTTCATGCCAACCGCAAGACATATCTGGGATCAGCTGTTAACCGATGATCTCCGCATAGACAGCATGAAAGATTCAAGTGAATCTATTGCAGCGGGCGAAAAACTTCTGTCTGCAGCCGAACAGGCCGGCCAGGAGCTTTTTGATAAGATGCAGGGAATTCATTTCGCAGCAGTGACCCGTGAAGAAGAGCGCGGCATGATTGCCTTTGCCTCGCGCCGTAAAGCCATCGACCGGCTGGGACTGCCTGAAGTTCGACAATTTAGACTGGCCTGCCTGGATGAAGATGAATCACAATGGCGCAGCGAGCTTAAATCCGCCCGGAAGATCGTACCTGAAATGCGGCTGCTGTTAATGCTGAATATTCAAAATGGAGGTGTTTGTGAGTAG
- a CDS encoding type II toxin-antitoxin system VapC family toxin — MKNKAYDLSSYSFSSDEQVLVDTNVWLYLFPAPGNPPHNFAQQYSTAFANLVSAQAQPVLDPMVLSEYLNRYIRIEWEGNYKSQYPKFKDFRNSPDFSAVASAAETFAKRILSFCQIHSIPANELDLDQALIDFSAGGVDFNDALLVDICKKRNLKLMTNDGDFQDGGIEVLTTNPRLLRACP, encoded by the coding sequence ATGAAGAATAAGGCTTATGATCTGTCTTCCTATTCATTTAGTTCAGATGAGCAGGTTCTTGTGGATACAAATGTCTGGCTTTACCTGTTTCCGGCACCCGGTAATCCGCCACACAATTTTGCCCAACAATATTCGACTGCTTTTGCAAATCTGGTATCTGCCCAAGCTCAGCCTGTTCTTGACCCTATGGTGCTAAGTGAATACTTGAACCGCTATATAAGAATAGAGTGGGAAGGAAATTATAAGTCCCAGTATCCCAAATTTAAGGATTTTAGAAACTCACCAGATTTCTCAGCAGTTGCATCGGCAGCAGAAACATTCGCCAAACGAATCTTAAGCTTCTGCCAAATTCATTCTATTCCAGCCAATGAATTGGATCTCGATCAAGCTTTGATAGACTTTTCGGCTGGGGGCGTCGATTTCAACGATGCACTCTTGGTGGATATCTGCAAAAAAAGAAATCTTAAACTAATGACCAACGATGGAGATTTTCAGGACGGTGGCATTGAGGTTTTGACCACAAACCCAAGACTTTTGAGAGCTTGTCCATGA
- a CDS encoding STAS-like domain-containing protein: protein MSDQIKIKVADLIGSPLCISAEDGQKIFGKVEQLVKAGKHVTISFENVTMLISLFLNVAIGQLYGSFSEEAIRAQLKVEGLSPDDMELLKRVVDNAKKYYSNRKSYDDAWLEDDNNEE from the coding sequence ATGAGTGATCAAATCAAAATAAAGGTGGCGGATCTGATAGGCAGTCCGCTATGCATATCTGCTGAGGACGGCCAGAAAATATTTGGCAAGGTCGAACAACTCGTGAAAGCCGGGAAACACGTCACCATCTCGTTTGAGAATGTAACCATGTTGATTTCGCTCTTTCTGAATGTAGCAATTGGACAGCTCTACGGTTCTTTTAGTGAGGAGGCTATTCGAGCTCAGTTGAAAGTTGAAGGTCTTTCGCCGGATGACATGGAGCTGCTCAAGCGTGTTGTGGATAATGCCAAGAAGTATTATTCCAACAGAAAATCTTATGATGACGCATGGCTGGAGGACGATAACAATGAAGAATAA
- a CDS encoding ATP-binding protein, protein MQVTVGTIRSNCMGFDSIAEIAVKTKELWFDSIELNFSFCSFFEANMAAPLYAVIARLRNELNDVSIANVPSGISTILRKNKFLSVFNQPDLTDTNQTTLPFKIFKLSAGDQFNDYLDHYMRGRGIPTMSEALTRRFRQSLFEIFLNATIHSQSESGIFVCGQFYPQKHRMDFTIADAGIGIRENVRKYTRRPKLNSCKAIEWAMTEGNTTKTGNQPGGLGLKLIKDFIQMNGGKIQVVSRFGYYEFSANGESIQKMGNDFPGTCINIEINTEDKNSYSLKSELKSEDIF, encoded by the coding sequence ATGCAGGTAACCGTTGGTACAATTAGAAGCAATTGCATGGGATTTGACAGCATTGCTGAAATTGCAGTTAAAACTAAAGAGTTATGGTTCGATTCAATTGAGTTAAACTTCTCATTCTGCAGTTTTTTTGAAGCCAATATGGCTGCTCCGCTATATGCTGTTATTGCACGACTTCGTAATGAACTGAATGATGTATCAATTGCCAATGTGCCATCAGGAATAAGTACGATTCTCCGGAAAAACAAATTCCTTAGCGTATTTAATCAGCCTGATTTAACTGATACCAATCAGACTACTCTGCCGTTCAAAATTTTCAAACTGAGTGCAGGCGATCAGTTTAATGATTATCTCGACCATTACATGAGAGGCAGAGGAATTCCAACCATGTCTGAGGCATTAACAAGACGTTTCAGACAAAGTCTTTTTGAAATCTTTCTGAATGCGACAATCCATTCACAGTCTGAATCCGGGATTTTTGTGTGTGGGCAATTTTATCCGCAAAAACACCGAATGGATTTTACGATTGCTGATGCCGGAATCGGTATTAGAGAAAATGTGAGAAAATATACAAGGAGGCCAAAACTCAATTCTTGTAAGGCTATTGAATGGGCAATGACTGAGGGGAATACAACGAAAACCGGAAATCAACCAGGCGGTCTCGGGTTGAAACTGATCAAAGATTTCATACAAATGAATGGCGGAAAAATTCAAGTTGTGTCCAGGTTTGGATATTACGAGTTTTCTGCAAATGGAGAGTCTATTCAGAAAATGGGTAATGATTTTCCCGGAACCTGCATAAATATTGAGATCAACACAGAGGATAAAAACAGTTACAGTTTGAAGTCGGAGCTGAAAAGTGAAGATATCTTCTAA
- a CDS encoding four helix bundle protein, with translation MQVKSYKDLIVWQKSMDLVEMIYQVTKSFPKDEQYGLTNQLRRAAVSVPSNIAEGQARNSTPEFGNFLSIARGSLAEVETQLMIAERLGYIQPEKLREILELQIEINKMTNSLMSKLVTRHSSLSTKKGGV, from the coding sequence ATGCAAGTGAAGAGTTATAAGGATTTGATCGTTTGGCAGAAATCGATGGATTTGGTGGAGATGATCTATCAAGTGACAAAAAGTTTCCCAAAGGATGAGCAATATGGGCTGACCAATCAGCTTCGACGGGCCGCTGTTTCTGTGCCGTCTAATATTGCAGAAGGTCAGGCCCGGAATTCTACTCCTGAATTTGGAAATTTTTTATCGATTGCACGCGGATCACTTGCCGAAGTGGAAACTCAACTTATGATTGCTGAAAGGCTGGGATATATTCAACCTGAGAAACTTAGGGAGATATTGGAACTTCAAATTGAAATCAACAAAATGACAAATTCATTGATGAGCAAACTCGTCACTCGCCACTCGTCACTATCCACTAAAAAGGGAGGCGTGTAA
- a CDS encoding DNA methyltransferase: MKQQKLFKTKVVPGKPGSANLFDEKIVFNDGPVKCLGLEFKNDSARRVHFTEELRKKLQDPEFRKIEGFPIGEDEDIIKLSDPPYYTACPNPWIADFIDEWEAWKSSDEGRVARSEQPESNHSPLTTRHYHREPFASDVSEGKNDPIYKAHSYHTKVPHKAIMRYILHYTEPGDIVFDGFCGTGMTGVAAQMCGDRDVVLSLNYQVKPDGTILQEEIDEDGKKVWRPFSKLGARKAVLSDLSPAATFIAYNYNTPVYVAGFEKEAKHILKEVEKECGWMYETLHTDEKTKGKINYTVWSDVFVCTECAGEVTFWNAAIDQKKKEVLGEFPCPHCGAKLSKRSMDRAWVTKFDSAINSTVRQAKQVPVIINYSISGTRGRLEKKPDDFDFQVLKKIEDSDIKYWYPTDIIPDGDKTGEPIRIGFTSAHHLFTKRNLWVLAATWHRAINYGKRIPFLITASQRVLSKMASIAFSYYFHGGGGFVNAGTKGTLYISSTNPEVSVFNSLESRIRSLLFDINAISGSTLIETKSVTSTHITPDNSIDYIFIDPPFGANINYSELNILWEPWLAVRTNSSAEAIESKKQGKTTEDYRFLMKEGFRQAFNLLKPGRWMTVEFSNTNASVWNNIQTAISEAGFIVANVSALDKKQGSFNAYTSPTAVKQDLVISAYKPNGGFEDRFEQEAQTEEGVWDFIRTHLKYLPVIKKQGYDLVAIPERDPRILYDQVITYYVRKGYNIPIDSQDFQLGLSQRFSERDGMYFLPEQVAEYDRKKMLGGGRPLQQSLFVSDEASAIEWLRSLLRDKPQSFQDINPLFMKEIGGWSKNEVGLELSTLLEQNFLPYDGKGPVPDQIHSYLSTNWKDMRNLTKNDPALVAKAKGRWYVPDPNKAGDLEKLREKALLKEFEEYKQAKKKLKIFRLEAVRAGFKKLWQQRNDEAYKTIIAVAEKIPNNVLEEDPKLLMWYDQAVTRLGSAASG; this comes from the coding sequence ATGAAACAACAGAAACTGTTTAAGACAAAGGTCGTTCCCGGCAAACCGGGGAGCGCGAACCTTTTTGATGAAAAGATTGTGTTCAATGACGGGCCGGTGAAATGTCTTGGTCTGGAGTTTAAAAATGACAGCGCCCGGCGTGTCCACTTTACGGAGGAACTGCGCAAAAAACTGCAGGACCCGGAATTCCGCAAGATTGAAGGTTTTCCGATCGGTGAAGATGAAGACATCATCAAGCTGAGCGACCCGCCGTACTACACTGCCTGTCCGAATCCGTGGATTGCAGACTTTATTGATGAATGGGAAGCTTGGAAGAGCAGTGATGAGGGGCGAGTGGCGAGAAGCGAGCAACCAGAATCTAACCACTCGCCACTAACCACTCGCCACTATCATAGGGAGCCTTTCGCCTCAGATGTAAGCGAAGGGAAAAACGATCCGATTTACAAGGCGCATTCTTATCATACCAAAGTGCCACACAAGGCGATTATGCGCTACATCCTCCACTATACCGAACCGGGAGACATTGTTTTCGATGGTTTCTGCGGGACCGGCATGACAGGTGTGGCTGCTCAAATGTGTGGCGACCGGGATGTGGTATTGTCGCTTAACTACCAGGTGAAGCCGGATGGGACCATTTTGCAGGAAGAGATTGATGAAGACGGCAAAAAAGTATGGAGGCCATTCTCGAAACTTGGCGCTCGCAAGGCCGTATTAAGTGACTTGTCTCCTGCTGCTACATTTATTGCCTACAACTATAATACGCCTGTCTATGTGGCGGGTTTTGAGAAAGAGGCCAAACACATCCTCAAAGAGGTTGAAAAAGAATGCGGCTGGATGTATGAGACGCTCCATACAGATGAAAAAACAAAAGGGAAGATCAACTATACAGTTTGGTCTGATGTGTTTGTTTGTACAGAATGTGCAGGGGAAGTGACTTTTTGGAATGCCGCAATCGATCAGAAAAAAAAAGAAGTGTTAGGAGAATTCCCCTGTCCACACTGTGGTGCAAAATTAAGTAAGCGTAGCATGGATAGGGCTTGGGTAACAAAGTTTGATAGCGCAATTAACTCTACCGTGCGTCAGGCAAAGCAGGTTCCAGTAATAATAAATTATTCAATTTCGGGTACAAGAGGACGGCTTGAAAAAAAACCTGATGACTTCGATTTCCAGGTGTTAAAAAAAATCGAGGACAGCGATATAAAATATTGGTACCCAACCGATATTATCCCGGATGGAGATAAAACGGGAGAACCAATCAGGATCGGTTTTACTTCTGCCCACCACCTTTTCACTAAGCGTAATTTGTGGGTTTTGGCCGCAACCTGGCATAGGGCTATTAATTATGGAAAACGGATTCCATTCTTGATTACTGCCAGCCAGCGTGTTTTGTCCAAAATGGCAAGTATTGCATTCTCATATTATTTCCACGGTGGTGGCGGCTTTGTGAATGCTGGTACAAAGGGGACTTTGTACATTTCAAGTACTAATCCTGAAGTTTCTGTCTTCAATAGCTTGGAGTCTCGCATACGCTCTTTGCTGTTTGATATAAACGCAATTTCAGGCTCAACCCTTATTGAAACAAAAAGTGTAACAAGCACACATATAACTCCAGACAATTCAATTGACTACATTTTTATTGACCCACCATTCGGCGCAAACATTAACTACTCTGAATTGAATATTCTCTGGGAACCTTGGCTTGCAGTAAGAACAAACAGTTCAGCAGAAGCAATAGAAAGCAAGAAGCAAGGGAAAACCACAGAGGATTATCGATTTTTGATGAAAGAAGGCTTTCGCCAGGCGTTTAATTTGTTGAAGCCCGGACGATGGATGACAGTGGAGTTCTCCAATACAAATGCTTCCGTCTGGAACAATATACAAACGGCAATTTCTGAGGCAGGGTTTATAGTTGCTAATGTTTCTGCTTTAGACAAAAAGCAAGGTAGTTTTAATGCTTATACATCGCCTACAGCCGTCAAGCAAGACCTTGTTATTTCAGCCTATAAACCCAACGGCGGATTTGAAGATCGTTTTGAACAGGAAGCTCAGACCGAAGAAGGCGTCTGGGACTTCATCCGGACTCATCTGAAGTATCTACCAGTAATCAAAAAGCAAGGCTATGACCTTGTAGCCATCCCTGAACGTGACCCACGCATTCTTTACGATCAGGTGATTACCTATTATGTACGCAAAGGTTATAATATACCCATTGACAGTCAGGATTTCCAGCTTGGATTGTCTCAGCGCTTTTCCGAGCGTGACGGGATGTATTTCTTGCCGGAACAGGTAGCGGAATACGATCGGAAGAAGATGCTCGGTGGTGGAAGACCGCTGCAGCAGTCGCTGTTTGTTTCCGATGAAGCCTCGGCCATCGAATGGCTGCGTAGCCTGTTGCGTGACAAGCCGCAAAGTTTTCAGGATATCAACCCTTTGTTTATGAAGGAAATTGGTGGCTGGAGCAAAAACGAAGTCGGCTTGGAACTCTCCACCCTGCTGGAACAGAACTTCCTTCCATACGACGGCAAAGGCCCGGTTCCCGACCAGATCCACAGCTACCTCTCCACCAACTGGAAAGATATGCGCAACCTCACCAAGAACGACCCGGCCCTTGTCGCCAAGGCTAAAGGCCGATGGTACGTGCCTGACCCTAACAAAGCAGGCGACTTGGAAAAACTTCGTGAAAAGGCCCTGCTCAAAGAATTTGAAGAATACAAACAGGCCAAGAAAAAACTCAAAATATTCCGGCTTGAGGCGGTCCGTGCCGGGTTCAAAAAGCTTTGGCAACAAAGAAACGATGAAGCATACAAAACCATCATCGCTGTAGCCGAAAAAATCCCCAACAACGTACTCGAAGAAGATCCCAAGCTGCTCATGTGGTATGACCAAGCCGTTACACGGCTTGGATCAGCGGCGAGTGGTTAG